A genome region from Colwellia sp. Arc7-D includes the following:
- a CDS encoding TetR/AcrR family transcriptional regulator, whose amino-acid sequence MARPREFEINDALEKAMEAFWGKGYDATSMVDLMKVMNLNKGSIYAAFGNKHALFTKALTQYTDTTYARIKNIFTSIEAPNEAMKVFFDEMLVEQSIPTDKVKTGSLMVNSIIELAPHDEAAKIILNCQVKRLEAIFSKTIAKGQETGVFRNDANAKDMAIEVSVFIFGIMSYRKTGCDIAKIQSITDNYLNSLTA is encoded by the coding sequence ATGGCACGCCCTAGAGAATTTGAAATAAATGATGCATTAGAGAAAGCCATGGAAGCCTTTTGGGGTAAAGGTTATGACGCGACCTCAATGGTTGATTTAATGAAAGTAATGAATTTAAACAAAGGGAGTATTTATGCTGCCTTTGGCAATAAACATGCTTTATTCACCAAAGCTTTAACACAATATACAGATACAACATATGCACGCATAAAAAATATATTTACTAGTATAGAGGCGCCTAACGAAGCCATGAAAGTATTCTTTGATGAAATGCTAGTTGAACAATCAATACCAACAGATAAAGTAAAAACAGGCTCCCTAATGGTCAATTCCATCATAGAACTTGCCCCACATGATGAAGCTGCAAAAATCATCCTGAATTGTCAGGTAAAACGACTTGAAGCCATATTTTCAAAAACTATCGCGAAAGGTCAAGAGACAGGAGTCTTTAGAAATGACGCCAACGCCAAGGATATGGCTATTGAAGTAAGTGTATTTATATTTGGCATTATGTCATATCGGAAAACTGGTTGTGATATAGCCAAAATACAAAGCATTACTGACAACTATTTAAATTCGTTAACAGCGTAA
- a CDS encoding helix-turn-helix transcriptional regulator, which yields MIKSINTEKYQNFLIWLKAGRLAKGLSVRELAIIIDEPFQFISKIETGQRKLNIHEYVQYCKALNLDHVEGLELFIMS from the coding sequence ATGATAAAATCAATAAATACAGAAAAATATCAAAATTTCCTAATTTGGTTGAAAGCAGGAAGATTAGCTAAGGGCCTATCTGTAAGGGAACTTGCTATAATTATTGATGAGCCATTCCAATTTATTAGTAAAATTGAAACGGGTCAAAGAAAATTAAATATTCATGAGTATGTGCAATACTGTAAAGCTTTGAATTTAGATCATGTTGAAGGGCTAGAGTTATTCATAATGTCCTAG
- a CDS encoding Mpo1-like protein, whose translation MKTVEEQLSSYKSVHFNKFNIKTHFVGVPLIVWAITVLLSLNTFTVELAGKTISFTPAIIFFTLAMFYYLKLHLKLALGMLCYVVVNIYLASLVSAMESALWIGIIGFIIGWIIQFIGHIYEKAKPAFFDDIMGLAIGPLFLMAEVYFMLGFEKNLEKSITPMAIEKRRLIERAK comes from the coding sequence ATGAAAACCGTCGAAGAACAATTATCAAGTTACAAGAGTGTGCATTTTAATAAATTCAATATAAAAACTCACTTTGTTGGCGTTCCCCTCATTGTTTGGGCAATTACCGTATTGTTAAGCTTAAATACATTCACCGTTGAACTAGCAGGTAAAACAATAAGTTTTACTCCAGCGATAATTTTTTTCACACTAGCAATGTTTTATTATTTAAAATTACACCTAAAGCTAGCCCTTGGCATGCTGTGTTATGTTGTTGTAAATATTTACCTTGCTAGTTTAGTGTCTGCTATGGAGAGTGCATTGTGGATTGGTATAATAGGATTTATTATTGGTTGGATTATCCAATTTATTGGTCATATATATGAAAAAGCTAAACCTGCTTTTTTCGATGACATTATGGGTTTAGCTATAGGGCCGTTATTTTTAATGGCTGAAGTTTACTTTATGCTTGGTTTTGAGAAGAACCTTGAAAAAAGCATCACACCAATGGCAATAGAAAAACGTAGATTGATAGAGCGTGCAAAGTGA
- a CDS encoding MvdC/MvdD family ATP grasp protein — translation MILLVTNQRDITMDYIVLELQRRGIKYFRLNTELLPKYKCTMSYQSRQDWSIRTPNGEVCGNDITSAYFRRPGMPVIESIIGDEAVSYAVAEWQSLLKSLYMRLDGLWLNSPTNIILAEDKPLQLLLAHELDFNIPAACVTNDLISAKKISSKHNVIGKPLRQALITGVQESVIFTNRLNKFTDNDESALALAPIIIQEEIIKKYDVRVTVVGKEIFPVAIFSQTNKETEVDWRNGARTDLKHSKITLPVKLERKCFQLVEKLNLKYGAIDFICDVDDKYWFLEINPNGQWAWIENLTGSKITDSIIHELTKSNTFE, via the coding sequence ATGATATTACTCGTCACAAATCAGCGCGATATAACTATGGACTATATTGTTTTGGAGTTACAACGAAGAGGTATTAAATACTTTCGTTTAAATACAGAACTTTTGCCAAAATATAAATGCACCATGTCCTATCAGAGCCGTCAGGATTGGAGCATAAGAACTCCTAACGGGGAAGTATGTGGTAATGATATTACATCAGCATATTTTAGAAGACCTGGAATGCCAGTCATTGAATCTATTATTGGAGATGAAGCAGTATCTTATGCTGTAGCCGAATGGCAAAGTTTATTGAAAAGTTTATATATGAGGCTAGACGGACTATGGCTGAACTCTCCGACTAATATCATTCTTGCTGAAGATAAACCCTTACAATTGTTATTAGCTCATGAACTTGATTTTAATATCCCTGCGGCTTGTGTGACAAACGATTTAATTTCAGCCAAAAAAATCAGTTCTAAGCATAATGTTATTGGTAAGCCACTTCGGCAAGCACTAATAACAGGCGTTCAAGAAAGTGTGATCTTCACGAATAGATTGAATAAGTTTACCGATAATGATGAAAGTGCATTAGCTTTAGCCCCAATTATTATCCAAGAAGAAATAATAAAAAAATATGATGTTAGAGTTACCGTTGTTGGTAAAGAAATATTCCCAGTTGCTATATTTTCCCAAACGAATAAAGAAACAGAAGTTGATTGGCGTAATGGTGCCAGAACCGATTTAAAGCACTCTAAAATAACCTTACCTGTAAAATTAGAGAGAAAGTGTTTTCAGTTAGTTGAGAAGCTTAATTTAAAGTATGGTGCAATTGATTTCATTTGTGATGTTGATGATAAATATTGGTTTTTAGAAATCAATCCTAATGGCCAATGGGCTTGGATAGAAAACTTAACTGGCAGCAAAATTACAGATTCTATTATCCATGAGCTTACGAAGAGTAATACTTTTGAGTAA
- a CDS encoding tyrosine-type recombinase/integrase codes for MIIELEHRDSTGIPIPYNADTNEVNTHLLDFLVFRKKYSKFIHHTLRNASKKTIGNDAHRISYFINLLAQQKYQDPDGIVKVGIHYCSASYEGNMVPIIESLRAAEWKEVSIEQYVKSWRNFYRFLTATDVDHMMYMPDTIEVEQKGDQDDNFISHTNYTDNYEGEKETAIDETNKEFKDDYVDSVISMTDFWKIYEHLCGIDEVYAVMAYCEFATLMRIEGLVRNFPLTHNKLNPHFKPYALAERVAKNGGIRMQDLHYIAKGGKIKTTKLSISVHKIFNDEYIKSSICNYEQRFKKYQDGYCNTIWAENKHRTPQMRFCWLNKNGTPVSIREYQKAFEDTAKALGIKIHSHMLRHTGATQLLWRYLKEHNLTASHTNELLVADAHLMLQKLLGHQSVKTTRMYVKTIERMIQTEKLSMLLNSALSTSRKHHDELIKGNKVLSNGLSSMERAVKNMEEHMTGSNLLDKINRKMG; via the coding sequence ATGATAATTGAACTGGAGCATAGAGATTCTACTGGGATACCAATTCCATATAATGCCGATACTAACGAAGTTAATACGCATCTTTTGGACTTCCTAGTGTTCAGAAAGAAATACAGCAAATTCATTCATCATACATTACGTAATGCAAGCAAAAAGACGATTGGGAATGATGCACACCGTATCAGTTATTTTATTAATCTTTTGGCACAGCAAAAGTATCAAGATCCTGATGGAATAGTAAAGGTCGGTATTCATTATTGCTCTGCATCATATGAAGGCAACATGGTGCCAATCATAGAGAGTTTACGTGCTGCGGAATGGAAAGAGGTATCAATCGAACAATATGTGAAATCCTGGCGTAACTTTTACCGATTTTTAACTGCGACAGATGTTGATCATATGATGTATATGCCGGATACAATAGAAGTAGAACAAAAAGGAGATCAAGATGATAATTTCATATCGCATACTAATTATACAGATAATTATGAGGGTGAGAAAGAAACGGCTATAGATGAGACAAACAAAGAATTTAAAGATGACTATGTAGATTCAGTTATTTCAATGACAGATTTTTGGAAAATTTACGAACATCTCTGTGGAATAGATGAAGTTTATGCTGTGATGGCATATTGTGAATTTGCTACATTAATGCGAATTGAAGGATTAGTCCGTAATTTCCCACTAACTCATAACAAACTTAATCCTCACTTTAAACCTTATGCGTTAGCTGAACGCGTAGCTAAAAATGGTGGAATTCGTATGCAAGACCTACATTACATAGCGAAAGGGGGGAAAATAAAAACAACAAAACTCTCTATTTCAGTTCACAAAATATTTAATGATGAATACATTAAATCCAGCATTTGCAATTATGAGCAACGTTTTAAAAAATATCAGGATGGGTACTGTAATACAATATGGGCTGAAAATAAGCACAGGACTCCACAAATGCGATTCTGTTGGCTTAACAAGAATGGCACTCCGGTATCTATCAGGGAATATCAAAAAGCATTTGAAGATACGGCAAAAGCACTAGGTATTAAAATACATAGTCACATGTTGCGTCACACAGGAGCAACACAATTGCTGTGGCGTTATCTTAAAGAACACAATTTAACAGCATCACACACTAACGAATTACTTGTTGCAGACGCACATCTAATGTTACAGAAGCTATTAGGGCATCAAAGCGTAAAAACAACCAGAATGTATGTGAAAACTATTGAACGTATGATTCAAACTGAAAAATTGAGTATGTTATTGAATTCAGCACTATCTACATCTAGGAAACATCACGATGAGCTTATAAAAGGCAACAAGGTATTATCTAATGGACTTTCTTCTATGGAACGTGCTGTAAAAAATATGGAGGAACATATGACGGGCAGTAATTTATTAGACAAAATAAATCGTAAAATGGGATAA
- a CDS encoding YajD family HNH nuclease: MSSDRLGSSLNYKRQEQGYRDRALKLYPWVCGRCARAFEYSNIRELTVHHMDHDHTNNPNDGSNWELLCIYCHDNEHAKYTDHANYHTEVKAGDTNQDTATYNPFADLKSLLKK; this comes from the coding sequence ATGTCCTCAGATAGATTAGGCTCCAGCCTTAATTATAAACGCCAAGAGCAAGGTTACCGTGATCGAGCATTGAAACTGTATCCTTGGGTTTGTGGTCGTTGCGCGCGCGCTTTTGAATATTCCAATATTCGAGAATTAACCGTTCACCATATGGACCATGATCATACAAACAATCCCAACGATGGAAGTAATTGGGAGTTATTGTGTATTTACTGTCATGACAACGAACATGCTAAATACACTGACCATGCAAATTATCATACGGAAGTTAAAGCGGGTGATACCAATCAAGACACCGCAACATATAACCCGTTTGCAGATTTAAAATCATTGTTAAAAAAATAA
- a CDS encoding DUF262 domain-containing protein yields the protein MPGNLLATNTVNLSDLLSGEKRFEVPLYQRDYSWKEEHWEDLWNDILEVTSGDDNKHYMGSLVLQQHEDRKYKIIDGQQRITTLSIFVISILSILKDFIDTDNDAENNRTRSDIVRSRYVGDRDPSSLRYSSKLRLNNNNNDIYERFIIQLEEPHNSRSTNPSSKLMLKCGQYFKNKIYEYIGENTSGEYIVNFLTNDVARKLIFIQIEVEDELSAYTVFETLNARGIELSSSDLLKNYLFSLLVTDSDQQIIQRQWDIICSNVKSEELPDFLRYFINSSERLVRSHQLFKRIKGNVQNPREAQNFLDKLERESEVFGAIKEPNHELWDSSLSLRPHLKAIKVFGVKQVYSLLMACHRKLSITEFSKVLKLIEATLFRYSTIGKLNPNSLESILNKASIKVHEEEISTARAVFNELREIYIDDSDFSLAFSKTRIVTKNRKKLVRYIIFKLENHIRTNELDWETNGGTIEHILPENPPTDWSRFVPEELQSDLIYRLGNYTLLSASDNRNIGNGLLDSKIDVYRSSDYALSSEITRTEWNRENIESRQNHLANRACIIWKSDFSE from the coding sequence TTGCCCGGTAATTTATTAGCAACCAATACTGTTAACCTCTCTGATTTGTTGAGCGGTGAAAAGCGTTTTGAGGTACCACTTTATCAAAGGGATTACTCATGGAAAGAAGAGCACTGGGAGGATCTTTGGAACGACATATTGGAAGTAACTTCAGGTGATGATAACAAACATTACATGGGGTCCTTAGTCTTACAGCAACATGAAGATAGAAAATATAAAATTATTGATGGGCAACAAAGGATAACAACCTTAAGTATTTTTGTAATATCAATATTATCGATATTAAAAGACTTTATTGATACTGATAACGATGCAGAAAATAATAGAACGAGATCCGATATTGTCCGTAGCAGATATGTTGGTGACCGAGATCCGTCAAGCTTAAGATATTCTAGTAAACTCAGGTTAAATAATAACAATAATGACATCTATGAAAGGTTTATTATTCAACTTGAAGAACCTCATAATTCTAGAAGTACGAATCCTTCTTCAAAATTAATGTTGAAATGCGGGCAATACTTTAAAAATAAAATTTACGAGTATATTGGTGAAAATACCTCAGGAGAATATATCGTTAATTTTTTAACTAACGATGTAGCTCGTAAACTTATTTTTATACAGATTGAAGTAGAAGATGAGCTATCAGCATATACTGTTTTTGAGACGCTAAATGCTCGTGGTATAGAGCTTAGCTCTTCAGATTTGTTAAAGAATTATTTGTTTTCACTTCTTGTTACTGATTCTGATCAGCAGATAATACAACGTCAATGGGATATCATTTGTTCAAATGTAAAAAGTGAGGAACTACCAGACTTTTTGAGGTACTTTATCAACTCTTCCGAAAGGTTAGTTCGTTCACATCAACTATTTAAACGGATTAAGGGGAATGTACAAAATCCTCGTGAAGCTCAAAATTTTCTAGATAAACTAGAACGTGAATCGGAAGTTTTTGGAGCCATCAAGGAACCAAACCATGAGTTATGGGATTCAAGCCTCAGTTTAAGACCACATTTAAAGGCAATAAAAGTTTTTGGTGTAAAACAAGTTTACTCTCTGTTAATGGCCTGTCATCGTAAGTTAAGCATTACTGAGTTTTCTAAAGTTCTAAAGTTAATTGAAGCAACATTATTTAGATACAGTACTATCGGGAAATTAAATCCTAATAGCCTTGAGTCAATATTAAACAAAGCATCTATAAAAGTGCATGAAGAAGAAATTTCTACAGCTAGAGCAGTATTTAATGAGCTAAGGGAAATTTATATAGATGATTCAGATTTTAGCCTCGCATTTAGTAAAACTCGAATTGTTACAAAAAATAGGAAAAAATTAGTCCGCTATATCATTTTTAAACTTGAAAATCATATTAGAACTAATGAACTAGATTGGGAAACCAATGGTGGAACCATAGAACACATTCTTCCTGAGAACCCTCCTACCGATTGGAGTAGGTTTGTGCCGGAGGAGTTACAAAGTGATCTTATATACAGATTAGGAAACTATACGCTCTTATCTGCGTCTGATAATAGGAACATAGGTAATGGGCTATTAGATTCTAAAATTGATGTATATAGAAGCTCTGATTATGCTCTTTCATCAGAAATTACACGAACGGAATGGAATAGGGAAAATATTGAATCTAGGCAAAATCATTTAGCTAATAGAGCCTGTATAATTTGGAAATCAGACTTTTCTGAATAA
- a CDS encoding ATP-dependent RecD-like DNA helicase: MKSSTGTVSKIVFEYKNKQVIVLNTKQDSIQVVITNANLYVEKNEHIHVRGRLIKHAIWGEQIHADEIDCTPVTHELLANFLMTGVGIGPAIAKRLMSHFPDELLILIESDNIDVLSSIPRISRSVATVICNNWRKQSGKVQLLEFMDSVLQNTPVSSRKRLRQVAKKAYSFYGEDTVKKLQDDPYRVWAFSTFALAERFATSMKIPKNDSRRLICAVEEILFRQLKKGSTQVAPLDFADALTKLVGTPELMFDALKAAVVAGTKENPRIVVSESSCPKNMPDNERLYHRKFALPGTTIMENYVTQQLRERLNNNILPIVISDDVLDNYVLQGHKLSYEQKNAVRMILTNAVNVVSGGAGTGKTSVLFCANDLIKQSGNDVLQVALSGKASQRLIQQTEDDAFTIAGLLNEIEKNDSFLDRYQTPVVHIDEASMVDLQSMYRILTVFENRALRLVFIGDWAQLAPVGIGLIYHKLVKSDVVPRVELTINFRSNVGIVDAAEKIKKGIVPQDNDNVQIIEYESSEELQNLLQRQYYTNTYNDNEAHIIAARKITVSESNTALHNLLSKGHKIIKVAPQFRIGDKVIYKQNNKDLGLVNGSTGTITGQGPETMHVTFSIEGAKELMLEQIQNNSKGIYMLQHAYAMTCHSSQGSEFNVAIVVVEDFSLVERSWLYTAITRAKDKVVLLAQKGAIQNVLDRGFRFENISVGFDL, from the coding sequence ATGAAAAGTTCAACAGGTACGGTCAGCAAGATTGTTTTTGAATATAAAAATAAGCAAGTCATTGTGTTGAATACCAAGCAAGATTCGATTCAAGTGGTAATTACAAATGCTAATTTGTACGTTGAAAAAAATGAACATATCCATGTACGAGGAAGACTGATAAAACATGCCATTTGGGGGGAACAAATACATGCCGATGAGATTGATTGTACTCCAGTGACCCATGAACTACTTGCCAATTTTTTAATGACAGGTGTTGGAATTGGTCCTGCAATTGCTAAGCGCCTGATGAGTCATTTTCCTGATGAACTACTCATTTTAATAGAGTCTGATAATATTGATGTACTGTCCTCTATACCTAGAATTTCAAGATCAGTTGCAACAGTAATTTGCAATAATTGGCGTAAACAATCAGGTAAAGTTCAGTTGCTCGAATTTATGGATTCGGTGTTACAAAATACCCCAGTCTCTTCACGGAAGCGGTTGAGGCAAGTGGCTAAAAAAGCATATAGCTTTTATGGTGAAGATACCGTAAAGAAACTACAAGATGATCCCTATAGAGTTTGGGCTTTCTCAACCTTTGCACTAGCAGAGCGATTTGCTACTTCAATGAAGATTCCAAAAAATGATAGTCGCAGACTGATCTGTGCGGTAGAAGAAATTTTATTCAGACAATTAAAAAAAGGCAGCACACAAGTTGCTCCACTCGACTTTGCTGATGCCTTAACTAAGCTTGTCGGCACACCTGAGCTGATGTTTGATGCATTGAAAGCAGCAGTGGTCGCGGGAACAAAAGAAAACCCACGCATTGTCGTGTCAGAATCATCTTGTCCAAAAAATATGCCTGATAATGAGCGTTTGTATCATAGGAAGTTTGCCCTCCCCGGTACAACGATCATGGAAAACTATGTCACACAACAATTACGCGAAAGGCTTAACAATAACATTTTACCTATCGTAATTAGCGATGATGTTCTGGATAATTATGTGCTGCAAGGCCATAAACTGAGCTATGAACAGAAAAACGCAGTTAGAATGATTTTGACCAATGCCGTTAATGTCGTTAGTGGCGGAGCTGGCACAGGAAAAACGTCAGTTCTGTTTTGCGCTAATGATTTAATTAAACAATCTGGTAATGATGTCCTTCAAGTTGCATTGTCAGGTAAAGCAAGTCAACGCTTGATACAGCAGACAGAGGACGATGCTTTTACAATCGCAGGGTTGCTAAATGAAATTGAAAAAAATGATTCATTTTTAGATCGGTATCAGACACCTGTGGTGCATATCGATGAGGCAAGTATGGTTGATTTGCAATCAATGTACCGTATTCTTACGGTGTTCGAGAATAGAGCGTTACGTCTCGTTTTTATTGGCGATTGGGCGCAGCTAGCACCCGTTGGTATAGGCTTGATATACCATAAGCTTGTAAAGTCAGATGTGGTTCCTAGGGTTGAGTTGACCATCAATTTCAGAAGCAATGTCGGTATTGTTGATGCGGCTGAAAAAATCAAAAAAGGAATTGTGCCTCAAGACAATGACAATGTTCAAATCATTGAATATGAATCTTCTGAAGAATTACAAAACCTTCTACAACGGCAATACTATACGAATACCTATAATGATAACGAAGCACACATTATAGCGGCTCGAAAAATAACTGTTTCTGAGTCAAATACCGCACTTCATAACTTGTTATCTAAAGGTCATAAAATTATTAAAGTTGCTCCCCAATTTCGCATTGGCGATAAAGTCATTTATAAGCAAAATAACAAGGATTTGGGATTAGTCAATGGCAGTACTGGTACGATAACGGGGCAAGGCCCTGAAACCATGCATGTGACGTTTTCAATCGAAGGCGCTAAAGAACTTATGTTGGAGCAAATTCAAAATAATTCCAAGGGAATATATATGTTGCAACATGCTTACGCTATGACCTGTCACAGCTCACAAGGAAGTGAATTCAATGTTGCGATTGTCGTTGTTGAGGATTTTTCCTTGGTAGAAAGAAGTTGGCTTTACACAGCCATTACTCGCGCCAAAGATAAAGTCGTATTACTTGCGCAGAAAGGTGCCATTCAAAACGTATTGGATCGAGGATTTAGGTTTGAAAATATTTCTGTGGGGTTTGACCTATGA